A region of Micromonospora chokoriensis DNA encodes the following proteins:
- a CDS encoding VOC family protein, producing MSPKSAQGNAGIENVDVKVEVIVIPVSGVDRAKEFYLRLGWRLDQTPPGIVQLTPHGSGCSVQFGPGLTPAAPGSAMAYLVVSDVEAARNALVAAGVEVGGLFHVSPDGPVDGLDPERRSYVSRATFRDPDGNTWLMQEITTRLPGRIEGGLTSFGSASDLASALRRAAAAHGEHEERTGQRDENWPDWYATYMVSEQSGAKLPE from the coding sequence ATGAGCCCGAAGAGCGCCCAGGGGAACGCCGGCATCGAGAACGTCGACGTCAAAGTCGAGGTGATCGTCATCCCGGTTTCGGGTGTCGACCGGGCGAAGGAGTTCTACCTGCGCCTCGGGTGGCGGCTCGACCAGACCCCGCCCGGCATCGTGCAGTTGACGCCACACGGCTCCGGATGCTCCGTCCAGTTCGGCCCGGGGCTCACCCCGGCGGCGCCCGGTTCGGCCATGGCGTACCTGGTCGTGTCCGACGTCGAGGCGGCCCGCAACGCACTGGTCGCCGCCGGTGTCGAGGTGGGCGGGCTCTTCCACGTCAGCCCGGACGGCCCGGTCGACGGGCTGGACCCGGAGCGGCGCAGCTACGTCTCGCGCGCCACGTTCCGCGACCCGGACGGCAACACCTGGCTCATGCAGGAGATCACGACCCGGCTGCCCGGGCGCATCGAGGGTGGACTGACGTCGTTCGGCTCGGCGAGCGACCTGGCGAGCGCCCTGCGGCGCGCGGCCGCCGCGCACGGCGAGCACGAGGAACGTACCGGCCAGCGGGACGAGAACTGGCCCGACTGGTACGCGACGTACATGGTCAGCGAGCAGTCGGGGGCCAAGCTGCCCGAGTGA